In the genome of Fulvivirga maritima, one region contains:
- a CDS encoding vWA domain-containing protein yields MKNIIIVCLLLMSSMLYGQKKVTGEVIDANDGSPMPGVSVIIKGNTVGVYTDVAGRYEIEVNSENELVFSFVGYKTKEVQVGTKSVINVALETDEAELEEVIVAGYSQKSKGVTRAISGVFKRRSPAPAYEPQPVEYNTEGYSAIEENVFKDAFKNPLSTFSIDVDAASYSNVRRFLSNGQMPPKDAVRVEEMINYFNYDYTEPTGDDPFSINAEISSAPWNDKHKLVHIGLQGKNIPVDDLPAVNLVFLVDVSGSMSSANKLPLLKSSFKMLTQQLRPQDRVAIVVYAGAAGVVLPSTAGDQKDKILKALDGLESGGSTAGGEGIKLAYKVAKENFIEDGNNRVILATDGDFNVGESSDAQMQRLIEEKREDGIFLTALGFGMGNYKDSKMETLADKGNGNYAYIDNILEAKKVLVSEFGGTLFTIAKDVKIQVEFNPAKVKAYRLIGYENRQLNDEDFNDDKKDAGELGAGHTVTALYEVIPAGVNSEFSPIDDLKYQKNELSQSAESSDELLTVKLRYKEPKGSKSKLISTALKDEQMKLEDTSDNFRWSAAIAGFGMLLRESEYANDLNYQEVLDMAKSAKGNDEEGYRTEFIHLLKSCMLMARK; encoded by the coding sequence ATGAAGAATATTATTATTGTTTGTTTATTGCTGATGAGCAGTATGCTTTACGGGCAGAAAAAAGTAACCGGAGAGGTGATAGATGCTAATGATGGTAGCCCTATGCCTGGTGTAAGTGTAATAATTAAGGGTAATACAGTTGGAGTTTACACAGATGTAGCCGGAAGATATGAGATAGAAGTGAACTCAGAAAACGAGCTTGTATTTTCTTTTGTGGGATATAAAACTAAAGAAGTGCAGGTAGGAACCAAGTCAGTAATTAATGTGGCTTTAGAAACCGATGAAGCTGAGTTAGAAGAAGTGATTGTTGCCGGTTATAGTCAGAAGAGCAAAGGGGTGACCAGGGCAATTAGCGGTGTGTTTAAAAGAAGGTCTCCAGCTCCTGCTTATGAGCCACAGCCTGTTGAATATAATACTGAAGGGTACAGTGCAATAGAAGAAAATGTATTTAAAGACGCATTTAAAAATCCATTATCTACTTTTAGTATTGATGTAGATGCGGCATCTTATAGTAATGTGCGTCGGTTTTTAAGTAATGGGCAGATGCCACCTAAAGACGCAGTGAGGGTTGAAGAGATGATAAATTACTTCAATTATGATTATACCGAGCCTACAGGAGATGATCCTTTTTCTATAAACGCAGAAATATCTTCGGCGCCATGGAATGACAAGCATAAGCTAGTTCATATTGGCTTGCAAGGGAAGAATATACCGGTAGATGATTTGCCGGCCGTCAATCTCGTGTTTTTAGTAGATGTTTCTGGTTCTATGAGTAGTGCTAATAAATTGCCTTTACTTAAATCATCTTTTAAAATGTTAACGCAGCAATTGCGCCCTCAGGATAGGGTAGCTATTGTAGTGTATGCTGGTGCTGCAGGCGTGGTACTTCCTTCTACTGCCGGTGATCAGAAAGATAAAATATTGAAAGCTCTTGATGGCTTGGAGTCAGGAGGTTCCACAGCGGGTGGTGAAGGTATAAAACTGGCCTACAAAGTGGCAAAAGAGAATTTTATTGAAGATGGCAATAATAGGGTGATTTTAGCTACCGATGGCGATTTTAATGTGGGGGAATCTAGTGATGCTCAGATGCAGCGCCTGATAGAAGAAAAGCGAGAGGATGGTATTTTCTTAACAGCACTAGGCTTTGGAATGGGCAATTATAAAGATTCCAAAATGGAGACTTTGGCGGATAAGGGCAATGGTAATTATGCTTACATTGATAATATACTAGAAGCAAAAAAAGTACTGGTAAGCGAGTTTGGTGGTACACTATTTACCATAGCCAAAGATGTGAAAATACAGGTGGAGTTTAACCCCGCAAAAGTAAAAGCATATAGATTAATTGGCTATGAAAATAGGCAGCTTAATGATGAAGATTTTAATGACGATAAAAAAGATGCAGGTGAGCTTGGTGCGGGACATACGGTTACAGCCCTATATGAAGTTATTCCGGCGGGAGTTAATAGCGAATTCTCTCCTATTGATGATCTAAAGTATCAGAAAAATGAATTATCTCAAAGTGCTGAAAGTTCTGATGAATTACTAACGGTAAAGCTGAGATACAAAGAGCCAAAGGGAAGCAAAAGTAAACTGATATCCACTGCCTTGAAAGATGAACAAATGAAATTAGAGGATACTTCTGATAATTTTAGATGGTCTGCGGCTATAGCTGGTTTCGGTATGTTGCTAAGAGAATCTGAATATGCTAATGATTTGAATTATCAGGAAGTTTTAGATATGGCCAAGTCAGCCAAAGGAAATGATGAAGAGGGCTACAGAACAGAGTTTATTCATTTGCTGAAAAGCTGTATGCTAATGGCTAGAAAGTGA
- a CDS encoding ArnT family glycosyltransferase gives MTANFIAHAHVFNKRFISGIALLLFSILLISLYHRYIQQDEPWFGEQAYWLLKEGQVKLKSMPGMFNWDSHMLIYHKLFVWIGAVIISVFGWSLYLFKTFIFLSFIGTLYFVRRYLLKVENGASLLFWYTILVLITIPELIHRSFMFRPEVLIMFFGFLSFYFTSVGLKSEKTYAIILSGLFAGLAFLTHLNALLFPVVGFLFLLFNKEWKALIYYSIVCFGVCLFYTHELWNEANIETFLYQLKHWPTHQETFGEKVDGGIFMAVWNNILRVLNEHKRYFWDQDVWGISALFLLTLIAQFKYLWNNYKSLTIYTLLLMFFLAVLSSSHGARYLVYLMPFMSIIIGLGVYRVMANVGFKLLKGVYGLLFLAQFIFVGITYNSIFKKNYDHVEEHEKYLSKVEKGARVLGPWEFIYNEIDQYHIFSFKTYEYIEDREQIELTQQQLLEKAALDFKMDYIILNEERKNSKEFPWFKNWEIVPNSYYKEVFRDEKYLILRRQNSSG, from the coding sequence ATGACTGCCAATTTTATTGCACATGCTCATGTGTTTAACAAGCGGTTTATCAGTGGCATCGCTCTGCTTTTATTCTCTATTTTGCTAATAAGTTTATACCATAGATATATTCAACAAGATGAACCTTGGTTTGGAGAGCAAGCCTATTGGTTGCTAAAGGAGGGTCAGGTTAAGCTTAAGAGTATGCCTGGCATGTTTAATTGGGATTCGCATATGCTAATCTATCATAAGTTATTTGTGTGGATTGGAGCTGTTATAATCTCTGTGTTTGGGTGGTCTCTGTACCTGTTTAAAACATTTATATTTCTTAGCTTTATAGGAACCCTGTATTTTGTGAGGAGATATTTGCTTAAGGTTGAGAACGGAGCAAGTTTATTGTTTTGGTATACCATTCTGGTTTTAATTACCATCCCTGAATTGATTCATAGAAGCTTTATGTTTCGGCCTGAGGTGCTGATCATGTTCTTTGGTTTTTTATCATTTTACTTTACTAGTGTGGGATTGAAAAGTGAAAAAACATATGCTATAATCTTGTCAGGGTTATTTGCCGGACTAGCTTTTCTCACGCACCTCAATGCCTTACTTTTTCCTGTAGTCGGCTTTTTATTCTTGCTTTTTAATAAGGAATGGAAGGCACTTATTTATTATTCTATTGTTTGCTTTGGCGTGTGTTTGTTTTACACCCATGAGTTATGGAATGAGGCTAATATAGAAACCTTTCTTTATCAGTTAAAACATTGGCCTACCCATCAGGAAACTTTTGGTGAGAAGGTTGATGGAGGCATTTTTATGGCTGTTTGGAATAATATTCTTCGCGTATTAAATGAACATAAACGATATTTTTGGGATCAGGATGTATGGGGCATTAGTGCGCTGTTCCTTTTAACATTGATAGCCCAATTTAAATACCTATGGAATAATTATAAAAGCCTCACTATTTATACGCTTTTGCTGATGTTTTTTCTGGCAGTACTTAGCAGTAGTCATGGAGCCAGATATCTGGTATATTTAATGCCCTTTATGTCTATTATTATAGGTTTGGGTGTTTATAGAGTAATGGCAAATGTCGGATTTAAGCTTTTAAAAGGAGTTTATGGCTTATTGTTTTTAGCACAATTCATTTTTGTAGGTATAACCTATAATTCCATTTTTAAAAAGAACTATGATCATGTAGAGGAACATGAAAAGTATCTGTCTAAGGTGGAGAAAGGTGCTCGTGTATTAGGCCCATGGGAGTTTATCTATAATGAAATAGACCAATACCATATTTTTTCATTTAAAACTTATGAGTACATCGAAGATCGAGAGCAAATAGAGCTTACTCAGCAGCAACTTTTAGAAAAGGCGGCATTAGATTTTAAAATGGATTACATCATTTTAAATGAAGAGAGGAAGAATAGTAAAGAATTCCCTTGGTTTAAAAACTGGGAAATTGTTCCTAATTCATATTATAAGGAAGTATTTAGAGATGAGAAGTATTTGATTCTGAGGAGACAGAACTCATCGGGATAA
- a CDS encoding lipopolysaccharide kinase InaA family protein produces the protein MHKKKKWNILCQPEDLHLFKEIQKKRYKKRGTLKKNHRSKVRVVKIGDQKYVLKIPREKNKKKWIRFTTLFRDGEAFKNIKGMLTYQKIGIPSTKPVMAAEKRQKGMVVDSWLLYEYLDGQPCLDNEPLYPRVIDKLQQIHNKGYLHGDSQIRNFLYEAEEDEVYVIDSNPKPAGLFNFSKAYEFAYLRKSAPGIEKYFGAINDWWLYKLAYYYDIYERKFVRNRRKLKKLIGLSR, from the coding sequence GTGCACAAGAAAAAAAAGTGGAATATACTCTGTCAGCCCGAGGATTTACACTTATTCAAGGAGATACAAAAAAAGAGATATAAAAAAAGAGGCACCTTAAAAAAGAACCACAGGAGCAAGGTTCGGGTAGTTAAAATAGGTGATCAAAAATATGTATTGAAGATACCACGTGAGAAAAATAAAAAGAAGTGGATTAGGTTTACCACCCTTTTTAGAGATGGAGAAGCGTTTAAGAATATTAAAGGAATGCTCACCTATCAAAAAATAGGAATACCCTCTACCAAGCCCGTTATGGCCGCTGAAAAAAGGCAAAAAGGAATGGTAGTAGATTCCTGGTTACTTTATGAATATCTAGACGGCCAGCCTTGCTTGGATAATGAACCGCTATACCCGCGTGTAATAGATAAGCTCCAGCAAATACATAACAAAGGCTATTTACATGGAGACTCTCAAATACGAAACTTCCTCTATGAAGCAGAAGAGGATGAAGTATATGTAATTGACAGTAATCCTAAACCTGCCGGTCTGTTTAACTTTTCAAAGGCCTATGAATTTGCTTATTTAAGAAAAAGTGCTCCTGGTATAGAAAAATATTTCGGAGCTATTAATGATTGGTGGCTTTATAAATTAGCCTATTACTATGACATTTATGAAAGGAAGTTTGTGCGTAATAGGAGAAAATTGAAAAAGCTCATCGGTTTATCCCGATGA
- a CDS encoding sigma-70 family RNA polymerase sigma factor has translation MSDSNRQSYSQREKEKTFEQEFLPHIDSMYNFAYRLTFDEDDAKDLVQDTYLKAYRFIQSFEKGTNAKAWLFRILKNSFINDFRKKSKQPAKVDYQEVETFYNSEDVDKSITTDLRIETVQDMIGDEISNALNSLDVDFRTVIILCDLEGFKYDEMAKILDIPIGTVRSRLHRARNLLKERLKEYAQKMGYKN, from the coding sequence ATGTCCGATAGCAACAGACAAAGTTATTCTCAGCGTGAAAAGGAAAAGACTTTTGAACAAGAGTTTTTACCCCACATTGACTCTATGTATAACTTTGCCTACCGGCTTACATTTGATGAAGATGATGCCAAGGATCTGGTACAGGATACTTACCTGAAAGCTTACCGTTTCATCCAATCATTTGAAAAAGGAACTAATGCAAAAGCATGGTTGTTTCGGATACTGAAAAATAGCTTTATTAACGACTTTAGAAAGAAAAGTAAGCAGCCTGCCAAGGTAGATTATCAGGAGGTTGAAACTTTTTATAATTCTGAAGATGTTGATAAGTCTATAACCACAGATTTAAGAATAGAGACTGTTCAGGATATGATTGGTGATGAAATCTCCAATGCCCTGAACTCACTGGATGTGGACTTTCGAACAGTAATTATTCTGTGTGACCTGGAAGGTTTTAAATATGATGAGATGGCTAAGATATTAGACATCCCAATAGGTACTGTACGATCCAGATTGCATAGAGCCAGAAACCTTTTAAAAGAAAGGCTTAAGGAATATGCACAAAAAATGGGTTATAAAAATTAA
- a CDS encoding anti-sigma factor produces MSLSSTNSFENSPVEKPTEGTPDHSECLKVLNLVLDQEATDEEQAYFKQHIENCMPYYEIYNVDKAIKSMIKDKCLNQKTPSDLVESIKSKIYQQAD; encoded by the coding sequence ATGTCATTATCCTCTACAAATTCATTTGAAAACAGTCCGGTTGAAAAACCGACTGAAGGAACACCTGATCATAGTGAGTGTCTCAAAGTATTAAATCTGGTATTAGATCAGGAAGCTACAGATGAGGAGCAAGCTTACTTCAAACAGCATATAGAGAACTGCATGCCTTATTATGAGATCTACAATGTAGATAAAGCCATTAAAAGCATGATTAAAGATAAGTGTCTCAATCAGAAAACGCCTTCTGACCTGGTAGAAAGTATAAAATCAAAAATCTATCAACAGGCAGATTAA
- the gmk gene encoding guanylate kinase: MHQGKAIIFSAPSGSGKTTIVKHLLETNPKLGFSISACTRDKRGRKEEHGKDYYFLTPDEFKKSIDNDEFIEWEEVYAGNFYGTLKAEVNRIWAEGRHVIFDVDVKGGLHLKNYFGDKALAVFVKVPSLEELKERLHDRKTETEDSLSQRIFKAKFEMSFEDKFDTTLVNQDLDESLKKAEKLVNDFIG, from the coding sequence ATGCATCAAGGGAAAGCTATTATATTTTCCGCTCCATCCGGATCGGGAAAAACTACTATTGTTAAACATTTATTAGAAACTAATCCTAAGCTGGGCTTTTCTATCTCTGCTTGTACCAGAGATAAAAGAGGACGAAAAGAAGAGCATGGCAAAGATTACTACTTTCTTACTCCAGATGAATTTAAGAAAAGCATCGATAATGATGAGTTCATAGAGTGGGAAGAGGTGTATGCCGGAAACTTTTACGGTACTCTTAAAGCTGAGGTAAACAGAATATGGGCTGAAGGCAGACATGTTATTTTTGATGTGGATGTAAAAGGAGGACTACACCTTAAAAACTATTTTGGAGATAAGGCTTTGGCTGTTTTTGTGAAGGTACCTTCATTAGAAGAGCTAAAAGAAAGGCTTCATGATAGAAAAACAGAAACAGAAGATAGTCTCTCTCAAAGAATATTCAAGGCAAAGTTTGAAATGAGCTTCGAAGATAAGTTTGATACTACTTTAGTAAATCAGGATCTTGATGAGTCTTTAAAGAAAGCAGAAAAGCTTGTAAATGACTTTATAGGCTAG
- the nadD gene encoding nicotinate (nicotinamide) nucleotide adenylyltransferase, with translation MTVGLFFGSFNPIHIGHLIIANVMAEAPEISQVWFVVSPQNPFKQRKSLLHEFDRLDMVNAAIQDNFSLRASDIEFNMPKPSYTIDTLTYLTEKHPDYTFKLIIGQDNLKSFPKWKNSDQILSKYGLYVYPRPNSQPSDLLDHENVKVIDSPMLDVSATFIRNCIKKNQSIRYLVPAEVEKIILSKKFYL, from the coding sequence ATGACAGTAGGTTTATTTTTCGGTTCATTTAACCCTATTCATATTGGTCATCTCATAATAGCCAATGTAATGGCTGAGGCACCAGAGATCTCTCAGGTTTGGTTTGTGGTTTCTCCGCAAAATCCTTTCAAGCAGAGAAAGTCGCTGCTGCATGAGTTTGACCGATTAGATATGGTAAATGCGGCTATTCAGGATAACTTTAGCCTTAGGGCCTCAGATATTGAGTTTAATATGCCCAAGCCTAGTTACACCATAGATACGCTTACTTACCTTACGGAAAAACATCCTGACTATACTTTTAAGCTCATCATCGGTCAGGATAATCTGAAGAGCTTCCCTAAATGGAAAAATTCTGATCAAATACTCTCCAAATATGGCCTTTACGTATACCCCAGGCCAAACTCTCAACCATCCGATTTGTTAGATCATGAGAATGTGAAAGTAATAGATTCACCAATGTTAGATGTTTCTGCTACTTTTATTAGAAATTGTATCAAAAAAAATCAATCTATAAGGTACCTTGTGCCTGCTGAAGTAGAAAAAATAATTCTAAGTAAGAAGTTTTATTTGTAA